Genomic segment of Leptospira perdikensis:
TAGGAAATTAAACAAAAAAGATTTAACATATTTTGATTATTTGTTAGTGATGGATGAGAACAATTTGGATGATGTAAGAAGTCTAACAAATGATATAAATATTCAGGGAAAAATTATCCTCTTTGGTAAGTTCAGAAGTGATTCAGGTGCACCGATTGTTCCTGATCCATATTACAAGAATGAAATCGCATTTGAAATGGTTCAGAATCTTGTTGAAGATTGTTCTTCTGGTTTCTTGAATTTTTTAGGAGTAGACGAATGTCTCAAATAA
This window contains:
- a CDS encoding low molecular weight protein-tyrosine-phosphatase, with protein sequence MKEKIKVLFICLGNICRSPAAEGAFLNLVKQKNLTHLFEIDSCGTSGYHDGDLADPRTRKIAEKRGIHLTHRSRKLNKKDLTYFDYLLVMDENNLDDVRSLTNDINIQGKIILFGKFRSDSGAPIVPDPYYKNEIAFEMVQNLVEDCSSGFLNFLGVDECLK